One Longimicrobium terrae DNA segment encodes these proteins:
- a CDS encoding cation diffusion facilitator family transporter: MGAGHDHGGGHSHGGHSHGGHSHSHAAGANTRRLKLTLVLAAGYLVAEVVGGIVANSLALLADAGHMLSDVGALALSLFAMWMAQKPATARRTYGYYRTEILAALANSATLIGVSLFIFAEAIQRFRHPEPVMGVTVMWIAVGGLIVNLAGMVILHGGRDQSMNIRGAWLHLMTDALGSVGAIAGGALIWAFGWRWADPAVSVAIAILVLYSSWDLLKESVSVLLEGAPGHIDVNAVRGAMMEVAGVEDVHDLHVWTITSGMDALSAHAVVNDVAGRRPASEILYDLHCMLHDRFGLHHLTIQIEPRQFEEHTCAALAGA; the protein is encoded by the coding sequence ATGGGCGCAGGACACGATCACGGCGGCGGCCACTCGCATGGGGGCCACTCGCACGGAGGCCACTCGCACAGCCATGCGGCGGGCGCCAACACGCGCCGGCTGAAGCTTACGCTGGTGCTGGCGGCCGGGTACCTGGTTGCGGAGGTGGTGGGCGGGATCGTGGCCAACTCGCTGGCGCTGCTGGCGGACGCGGGGCACATGCTGAGCGACGTGGGCGCGCTGGCGCTGTCGCTCTTCGCCATGTGGATGGCGCAGAAGCCGGCGACGGCGCGGCGCACGTACGGCTACTACCGCACGGAGATCCTGGCCGCGCTGGCCAACTCGGCCACGCTGATCGGCGTGTCGCTGTTCATCTTCGCGGAGGCGATCCAGCGGTTCCGGCATCCCGAGCCGGTGATGGGCGTGACGGTGATGTGGATCGCGGTGGGCGGGCTGATCGTGAACCTGGCGGGAATGGTGATTCTGCACGGCGGCCGCGACCAGAGCATGAACATCCGCGGCGCGTGGCTGCACCTGATGACGGACGCGCTCGGGAGCGTGGGCGCCATCGCGGGCGGCGCGCTGATCTGGGCATTCGGGTGGAGGTGGGCGGACCCGGCGGTGTCGGTCGCCATCGCCATCCTGGTCCTGTACTCCTCGTGGGACCTGCTCAAGGAGAGCGTGTCGGTGCTGCTGGAGGGGGCGCCGGGCCACATCGACGTCAACGCGGTGCGCGGGGCCATGATGGAGGTGGCGGGGGTGGAGGACGTGCACGACCTGCACGTGTGGACCATCACGAGCGGGATGGATGCGCTGAGCGCGCACGCGGTGGTGAACGACGTGGCGGGGCGGCGGCCGGCGTCGGAGATTCTGTATGATCTGCACTGCATGCTGCATGACCGCTTCGGCCTGCACCACCTGACCATCCAGATCGAGCCGAGGCAGTTCGAGGAGCACACCTGCGCGGCGCTGGCGGGGGCGTAA
- a CDS encoding co-chaperone GroES, with protein MSREVILIGDKVLIKPEEDNAQTPSGLFLPQGVAQKEQVASGTVVNTGPGYPLGEAAAEGESWTGRTRTDLRYVPLQAQNGDHAIFLKTTAVEVEIDGGKYQIVPHNAILLLIRDRIPLP; from the coding sequence ATGAGCCGTGAAGTGATCCTGATCGGGGACAAGGTCCTGATCAAGCCGGAAGAGGACAACGCGCAGACGCCGTCGGGGCTGTTTCTGCCGCAGGGGGTCGCGCAGAAGGAGCAGGTTGCGTCCGGCACCGTCGTCAACACGGGCCCCGGCTATCCGCTGGGCGAGGCCGCCGCCGAGGGCGAATCGTGGACCGGCCGCACGCGCACGGACCTGCGCTACGTGCCGCTGCAGGCGCAGAATGGCGACCACGCCATCTTTCTCAAGACGACGGCGGTGGAGGTGGAGATTGACGGGGGCAAGTACCAGATCGTCCCCCACAACGCCATCCTCCTCCTCATCCGCGACCGCATCCCGCTGCCGTAG
- the tnpA gene encoding IS200/IS605 family transposase: MRDRYSRIYVHLIWATWDRLSLINAEIRAPIYKAIAEQARRAGCEAMAVGGTADHVHVLLSLSTAVSIADVVKSMKGGSSHLASRVLRPGTFFKWQGSYGSFSISQTHVPAVSAYIHNQERHHRENRLSRVLERLPSR; encoded by the coding sequence ATGCGCGACCGCTACTCACGGATTTACGTGCACCTGATATGGGCGACGTGGGACCGGCTCTCTCTCATCAATGCGGAGATCCGCGCGCCGATCTACAAAGCGATTGCCGAGCAGGCACGCCGGGCGGGGTGTGAGGCCATGGCCGTCGGTGGAACGGCGGACCACGTGCACGTCCTTCTGAGTCTTTCTACCGCGGTGTCGATCGCGGATGTCGTGAAGAGCATGAAGGGCGGCTCCTCGCACCTCGCCTCGCGAGTGCTGCGTCCGGGAACATTCTTCAAATGGCAGGGCAGCTACGGATCGTTCTCCATCTCGCAGACACACGTTCCGGCGGTCTCGGCGTACATCCACAACCAGGAACGCCACCATCGCGAAAACCGCCTGAGCCGCGTATTGGAACGCCTCCCATCCCGCTGA
- the lgt gene encoding prolipoprotein diacylglyceryl transferase, which produces MKAAALLGLIEIPYPHVDPVALQLPFGLAVRWYGISFMVAFGAGYWLMRRLAARGFVKLTADQVGDLLFALIVGVILGGRLGYVLFYEFPNFAAHPERIIRIWEGGLSFHGGLAGAVAALAYFGRKHGIPLLRLGDGLSLVATPGILSVRMANFINGELYGRVTTDAVPWAMRFPTDPVARKLLGAENARGLRAREQALEAAYDSGLWDQVRSQVPLRHPSQLYEGLLEGLVLGLILWGVFTWTRRRGILLPDGTIGGMFLLGYGLFRSFVELFRQPDAQFTDSGDKLGTVLGPLTMGQTLSMVMIGIGLFLVIRGVRHVRSTPRATMV; this is translated from the coding sequence ATGAAGGCGGCGGCCCTGCTGGGCCTGATCGAGATCCCGTATCCCCACGTTGACCCGGTGGCGCTTCAGCTGCCGTTCGGGTTGGCGGTCCGGTGGTACGGGATCAGCTTCATGGTGGCATTCGGCGCCGGGTACTGGCTCATGCGCCGCCTGGCCGCGCGGGGCTTCGTAAAGCTGACGGCGGACCAAGTGGGCGACCTGCTCTTTGCGCTGATCGTGGGCGTGATTCTGGGCGGCCGGCTGGGGTACGTGCTGTTCTACGAGTTTCCCAACTTCGCCGCGCATCCGGAGCGCATCATCCGCATCTGGGAGGGCGGCCTGTCGTTTCACGGCGGGCTGGCGGGCGCGGTGGCGGCGCTGGCGTACTTCGGGCGCAAGCACGGAATTCCGCTGCTGCGGCTGGGAGACGGGCTGTCGCTGGTGGCCACGCCGGGGATTCTGTCCGTGCGGATGGCCAACTTCATCAACGGCGAGCTGTACGGCCGGGTGACGACGGACGCGGTGCCCTGGGCCATGCGCTTTCCCACGGATCCGGTCGCCCGCAAGCTGCTGGGCGCGGAGAACGCGCGGGGGCTGCGGGCGCGGGAGCAGGCGCTGGAGGCCGCGTACGATTCCGGACTGTGGGACCAGGTGCGGTCGCAGGTGCCGCTCCGCCATCCCTCGCAGCTGTACGAGGGGCTGCTGGAAGGGCTGGTCCTGGGACTGATTCTGTGGGGCGTCTTCACCTGGACGCGCCGGCGGGGAATCCTTCTGCCGGACGGGACGATCGGGGGGATGTTTCTGCTGGGGTACGGCCTGTTCCGCTCGTTCGTGGAGCTGTTCCGCCAGCCGGACGCGCAGTTCACGGACAGCGGCGACAAGCTGGGCACGGTGCTGGGCCCGCTCACCATGGGGCAGACGCTGAGCATGGTGATGATCGGCATCGGGCTGTTTCTGGTCATCCGCGGGGTACGCCACGTACGTTCCACGCCACGAGCGACGATGGTCTGA
- a CDS encoding DNA adenine methylase, protein MVPTLQLDLGIAERALPRSRAYPRLRYMGSKYKVIPHLSRIFSRLEFSRALDAFSGSGVVGYALKEMGVEVVTNDFLSFPSTVARALVENQEATLNPADIASLLAPNADGRDFIQRTFNGLYFPAEDHAFLDSVWSHLHTLPPYKRAVAISALCLAAARKQPRGVFTVTDFRYDDGRKSLRTPLREQFVTAVADYNSAVFDNGKRNQARCGDVFDLDPDGFDLVYLDPPYAPPKDDNDYIKRYHFLEGLSVYWEGQTIMQHTATKKIEKKHTPFGSKRTIREALRATFNHFRRGTLVLSYSSNSVPGPDEIMSLLRAEKAHVDVYSIPHTYSFGTHAAAQRRSVDEYIFVAR, encoded by the coding sequence ATGGTCCCCACACTGCAACTCGATCTGGGCATTGCCGAGAGAGCGCTTCCGCGCTCGCGGGCGTATCCCCGGCTGCGGTACATGGGCTCCAAATACAAGGTTATTCCTCACCTGTCGCGCATCTTCTCGCGCCTGGAATTCAGCCGAGCGCTCGACGCCTTCAGCGGCAGCGGAGTGGTCGGCTATGCACTCAAGGAAATGGGAGTGGAGGTCGTCACCAACGACTTCCTTTCCTTTCCATCGACGGTGGCCAGGGCGCTCGTGGAGAATCAGGAGGCCACGTTGAATCCCGCTGATATTGCGTCGCTGCTCGCACCAAACGCGGACGGGCGCGATTTTATCCAGCGGACGTTCAACGGGCTCTATTTCCCGGCCGAAGACCACGCGTTTCTCGACTCCGTGTGGTCCCATCTGCATACGCTTCCGCCGTACAAGCGCGCAGTCGCAATATCCGCCCTTTGTCTCGCGGCTGCTCGAAAGCAGCCCCGCGGAGTATTCACCGTCACTGACTTCCGGTATGACGATGGCCGGAAGAGTCTTCGAACACCCCTGCGGGAGCAGTTCGTGACGGCGGTGGCGGACTACAATTCCGCCGTTTTTGATAATGGGAAGCGGAATCAGGCACGTTGCGGAGATGTGTTCGATTTGGACCCTGACGGGTTCGATCTGGTGTACCTGGACCCGCCGTATGCGCCGCCCAAGGACGACAACGACTACATCAAGCGGTACCACTTTCTTGAAGGGCTGTCCGTCTACTGGGAAGGGCAGACCATCATGCAGCACACGGCGACCAAGAAGATCGAGAAGAAGCATACTCCTTTTGGATCAAAGCGTACGATCCGGGAGGCTCTGCGCGCCACGTTCAATCACTTCCGCCGGGGAACTCTGGTGCTGTCGTACAGCTCGAATTCAGTCCCGGGGCCGGATGAGATCATGTCTCTTCTCAGAGCTGAGAAAGCACATGTGGATGTGTATTCGATTCCACACACCTATTCATTCGGAACGCACGCGGCTGCCCAACGGCGTTCGGTGGATGAGTACATCTTTGTCGCAAGGTAG
- the purD gene encoding phosphoribosylamine--glycine ligase, with translation MKILVVGNGGREHALLWKLRRDAPDAELFITGGNGGTDALAQAIPLAPAEMQSLAGWAEQNAIDLTIIGPEAPLAEGIADHFANHGLAVFGPSREAARIESSKAFAKGLMARHGIPTADFRVFESLAEAETYVRALGGPVVVKASGLAAGKGVIVCDNAEEAAAALRETMAEGAFGAAGEQVVVEERMTGEELSVFALTDGENVIAMLPAQDHKRVGEGETGPNTGGMGAYAPVSLATPELMEQVEREILRPTVAAMAEEGYPFRGLLYAGLMLTPTGPRVVEFNCRFGDPETQVVLPLLRSSLLEPMLAIARGQPIAGMTLDWHPGAAATTVLASGGYPGDYRTGVPIRIPPEVDGMEDVVVFHAGTRREADGTLVTSGGRVMAVTAIAPTVSQAAARSREAAETIHYDGRLLRRDIGWREAARGGTDA, from the coding sequence TTGAAGATCCTGGTGGTTGGAAACGGCGGGCGCGAGCACGCGCTCCTGTGGAAGCTGCGGCGCGACGCGCCCGATGCGGAACTGTTCATCACCGGCGGAAACGGCGGCACGGACGCGCTGGCGCAGGCCATCCCCCTCGCCCCGGCGGAGATGCAGTCGCTGGCCGGCTGGGCGGAGCAGAACGCCATCGACCTCACCATCATCGGCCCCGAGGCGCCGCTGGCGGAAGGGATCGCGGACCATTTCGCCAACCACGGCCTGGCGGTCTTCGGCCCGTCGCGCGAGGCCGCGCGCATCGAATCGTCCAAGGCGTTCGCCAAGGGGCTCATGGCGCGCCACGGCATTCCCACCGCCGATTTCCGCGTCTTCGAGAGCCTGGCCGAAGCGGAAACGTACGTGCGCGCGCTCGGCGGGCCCGTGGTGGTCAAGGCGTCCGGGCTGGCCGCCGGCAAGGGCGTCATCGTGTGCGACAACGCCGAGGAAGCCGCCGCCGCGCTGCGCGAAACCATGGCGGAGGGCGCGTTCGGAGCCGCGGGCGAGCAGGTCGTGGTCGAAGAGCGGATGACCGGCGAGGAGCTCAGCGTCTTTGCCCTGACGGATGGCGAAAACGTGATCGCCATGCTCCCCGCGCAGGACCACAAGCGCGTGGGCGAGGGCGAAACGGGCCCCAACACCGGCGGAATGGGCGCCTACGCCCCCGTCTCGCTCGCCACGCCGGAGCTGATGGAGCAGGTGGAGCGCGAGATCCTGCGCCCCACGGTCGCCGCGATGGCGGAGGAAGGATATCCGTTCCGCGGCCTCCTGTACGCGGGGCTGATGCTGACGCCGACCGGTCCGCGCGTGGTGGAGTTCAACTGCCGCTTCGGCGATCCGGAAACGCAGGTGGTGCTTCCCCTGCTCCGCTCGTCGCTGCTGGAGCCCATGCTGGCCATCGCCCGCGGCCAGCCCATCGCGGGAATGACGCTCGACTGGCACCCCGGCGCGGCGGCCACCACGGTGCTCGCCAGCGGCGGCTATCCCGGCGACTACCGGACCGGCGTTCCCATCCGCATCCCGCCCGAGGTGGACGGGATGGAGGACGTCGTCGTCTTTCACGCCGGCACCCGGCGCGAGGCGGACGGCACGCTGGTGACCTCCGGCGGACGGGTGATGGCCGTCACCGCCATCGCACCCACGGTCTCGCAGGCGGCCGCACGCAGCCGCGAGGCCGCGGAAACCATTCACTACGACGGCCGGCTGCTGCGCCGCGACATCGGCTGGCGCGAGGCCGCACGCGGAGGGACTGATGCCTGA
- the acnA gene encoding aconitate hydratase AcnA yields the protein MSDSFGARSTLTVGEREYEIFRLDALSREAIDVSRLPYSLRILLENLLRTEDGITVTRDDIAALAAWDPRTPPDREIAYTPARVVLQDFTGVPCVVDLAAMRDAMATLGGDPSKINPLQPVELVIDHSIQVDAFGTAEAFEQNVELDYERNAERYAFLRWGQQAFQNFQVVPPNTGIVHQVNLEFLSRVVFSTDENPNLGTGGLPQAYPDTCVGTDSHTPMVNGLGVLAWGVGGIEAEAAMLGQPISMLIPEVIGFKLEGELPEGATATDLVLTVTEMLRKKGVVGKFVEFYGPGIASLALADRATIGNMSPEYGATCAIFPPDQVTLEYLRFTGRPAERIALVEAYMKEQGLFHTSDSPEPVFTDTLTLDLNTVEPSIAGPRRPQDRIPLSKAKKAFKDVLPSLKPNKGTADSHKDAANADSGEGADKVGVWGEGSDASPDAQRVLIEDAEAVLDHGSVVIAAITSCTNTSNPSVMMAAGLLAKKAVEHGLTRKPWVKTSLAPGSKVVTAYYDKAGLTEYLDKLGFQTVGYGCTTCIGNSGPLPQQISEAIQKGGLVACSVLSGNRNFEGRINSDVRANFLMSPPLVVAYAIAGRVDWDPYNEPIGTDPQGRSVFLKDIWPTMTEVQAAIQSSIDSAMYSGSYEGVFEGDARWQSMPVPAGNRFEWADDSTYVRQPPYFENMSKEPPESVNDITGARAVALLGDSVTTDHISPAGSIKKDSPAGRYLIEHGVDPRDFNSYGARRGNHETMVRGTFANVRIRNELAPGTEGGFTTYFPDEEITTIYDAAMRYQADGTPLVVLAGKEYGSGSSRDWAAKGPYLQGIKAAIAESYERIHRSNLVGMGILPLQFMPGESVQSLKLTGREHFDIVGVTEVIRTNLAQREVTVRATGEDGAVREFQALVRIDTPQEVLYYRHGGILQYVLRQLLGGHDKPEAVEGALPAGAVTPSSHKTNEGKVTEGSIESFPASDPPAY from the coding sequence ATGTCCGACAGCTTCGGCGCCCGCTCAACGCTTACCGTTGGCGAGCGCGAATACGAGATCTTTCGCCTGGACGCGCTGAGCCGCGAAGCGATCGACGTTTCGCGCCTGCCATACTCGCTCCGCATTCTGCTGGAAAACCTGCTGCGCACCGAAGACGGCATCACCGTCACGCGCGACGACATCGCCGCGCTGGCCGCGTGGGACCCGCGCACGCCGCCGGACCGCGAAATCGCCTACACCCCGGCGCGCGTCGTCCTCCAGGACTTCACCGGCGTGCCCTGCGTCGTGGATCTGGCGGCCATGCGCGACGCCATGGCCACGCTGGGCGGCGATCCGTCCAAGATCAACCCGCTGCAGCCGGTGGAACTGGTCATCGACCACTCCATTCAGGTGGACGCGTTCGGCACGGCCGAGGCCTTTGAGCAGAACGTGGAGCTGGACTACGAGCGCAACGCCGAGCGCTACGCCTTTCTTCGCTGGGGCCAGCAGGCGTTTCAGAACTTCCAGGTGGTGCCGCCCAACACCGGCATCGTGCACCAGGTGAACCTGGAGTTCCTGTCGCGCGTGGTGTTTTCGACGGATGAAAATCCCAACCTGGGCACCGGCGGGCTTCCGCAGGCGTACCCGGACACCTGCGTGGGAACGGACAGCCACACGCCGATGGTGAACGGCCTGGGCGTGCTGGCGTGGGGCGTGGGCGGCATCGAGGCCGAGGCGGCCATGCTGGGCCAGCCCATCAGCATGCTGATTCCGGAAGTGATCGGCTTCAAGCTGGAGGGCGAGCTGCCGGAAGGCGCCACGGCCACCGACCTGGTGCTGACCGTGACCGAGATGCTGCGCAAGAAGGGCGTCGTCGGAAAGTTCGTGGAGTTCTACGGCCCCGGCATCGCCAGCCTGGCGCTGGCGGACCGCGCCACCATCGGCAACATGAGCCCGGAATACGGCGCCACCTGCGCCATCTTCCCGCCGGACCAGGTGACGCTGGAGTACCTGCGCTTCACCGGCCGCCCCGCCGAGCGCATCGCGCTGGTGGAAGCGTACATGAAGGAGCAGGGGCTCTTCCATACGTCGGATTCGCCGGAGCCGGTGTTTACCGACACGCTGACGCTGGACCTGAACACCGTCGAGCCCAGCATCGCCGGCCCGCGCCGCCCGCAGGACCGCATTCCGCTCAGCAAGGCCAAGAAGGCGTTCAAGGACGTGCTTCCCTCGCTGAAGCCCAACAAGGGGACGGCGGACAGCCACAAGGACGCGGCCAACGCGGACAGCGGCGAGGGCGCGGACAAGGTGGGCGTGTGGGGCGAGGGCAGCGACGCATCGCCCGACGCGCAGCGCGTGCTGATCGAGGACGCCGAGGCGGTGCTGGACCACGGCTCCGTCGTGATCGCCGCCATCACCAGCTGCACCAACACCAGCAATCCCTCGGTGATGATGGCCGCCGGGCTGCTGGCCAAGAAGGCGGTGGAGCACGGCCTGACCCGCAAGCCGTGGGTCAAGACGTCGCTGGCCCCGGGCAGCAAGGTGGTGACCGCGTACTACGACAAGGCGGGGCTGACGGAGTACCTGGACAAGCTGGGCTTCCAGACCGTGGGCTACGGCTGCACCACCTGCATCGGCAACAGCGGACCGCTGCCGCAGCAGATCAGCGAGGCGATCCAGAAGGGCGGCCTGGTCGCCTGCTCGGTGCTGAGCGGCAACCGCAACTTCGAGGGGCGCATCAACTCCGACGTGCGCGCCAACTTCCTGATGTCGCCCCCGCTCGTCGTGGCGTACGCGATCGCGGGCCGGGTGGACTGGGATCCGTACAACGAGCCCATCGGCACGGATCCGCAGGGGCGCTCGGTGTTCCTCAAGGACATCTGGCCCACCATGACGGAGGTGCAGGCCGCCATTCAGTCGTCCATCGACAGCGCCATGTACAGCGGCAGCTACGAGGGCGTGTTCGAGGGCGACGCGCGCTGGCAGAGCATGCCGGTGCCCGCGGGCAACCGCTTCGAGTGGGCGGACGACAGCACGTACGTGCGCCAGCCGCCGTACTTTGAGAACATGTCCAAGGAGCCGCCGGAGTCGGTGAACGACATCACCGGCGCACGGGCGGTGGCGCTGCTGGGCGACTCGGTGACGACGGACCACATCTCTCCCGCGGGATCGATCAAGAAGGACTCGCCCGCGGGCCGGTACCTGATCGAGCACGGGGTAGATCCCAGAGACTTCAACAGCTACGGCGCGCGGCGCGGCAACCACGAGACGATGGTGCGCGGCACCTTCGCCAACGTGCGCATCCGCAACGAGCTGGCGCCGGGGACGGAAGGCGGCTTCACCACGTACTTCCCCGACGAAGAGATCACCACGATCTACGACGCGGCCATGCGCTACCAGGCGGACGGCACGCCGCTGGTGGTGCTGGCCGGCAAGGAGTACGGCAGCGGATCGTCGCGCGACTGGGCGGCCAAGGGGCCGTACCTGCAGGGGATCAAGGCTGCGATCGCGGAAAGCTACGAGCGCATCCACCGCAGCAACCTGGTGGGGATGGGCATTCTTCCCCTGCAGTTCATGCCGGGCGAGAGCGTGCAGAGCCTGAAGCTGACCGGCCGCGAGCACTTCGACATCGTGGGCGTGACGGAAGTGATCCGCACCAACTTGGCGCAGCGCGAAGTCACCGTTCGCGCCACGGGCGAGGACGGCGCGGTGCGCGAGTTCCAGGCGCTGGTGCGCATCGACACGCCGCAGGAGGTGCTGTACTACCGCCACGGCGGCATTCTGCAGTACGTGCTGCGCCAGCTTCTGGGCGGCCACGACAAGCCGGAGGCGGTGGAAGGCGCGCTGCCCGCCGGCGCGGTGACGCCGTCGTCGCACAAGACCAACGAGGGCAAGGTGACGGAAGGCTCCATCGAGAGCTTCCCGGCCAGCGATCCCCCGGCGTACTGA
- a CDS encoding tetratricopeptide repeat protein: MASSTAARSRKLQNSLNSDDAAALRAAELAQWARRNAKVVLTIAGIVAVLVIGYVYYRMDRARRGSEAAAAYLALSQNPTVATAAGASQVQEFIKKHGGSQEADEARMLLAEIRMNAGQPKQAVEALLPLTEKDGPMAAQGAMMLGAAHAQAGDRAAAIKAFEKAAETAPLPYQRVEALGQAALMHEQNNDFKGAAAIYTRLLADADEGSPQATVLQMRLTEAQARAGGR; this comes from the coding sequence ATGGCTTCGTCCACCGCCGCCCGTTCCCGCAAGCTGCAGAACTCGCTGAACTCCGACGACGCCGCGGCGCTTCGCGCGGCCGAGCTGGCCCAGTGGGCGCGCCGCAACGCGAAGGTGGTTCTTACCATCGCCGGGATCGTGGCCGTGCTGGTCATCGGCTACGTGTACTACCGCATGGACCGCGCGCGCCGCGGCAGTGAGGCCGCCGCCGCGTACCTTGCCCTCAGCCAGAACCCCACGGTGGCCACGGCCGCCGGCGCCTCGCAGGTGCAGGAGTTCATCAAGAAGCACGGGGGCAGCCAGGAAGCCGACGAAGCGCGCATGCTGCTGGCCGAGATCCGCATGAACGCCGGCCAGCCCAAGCAGGCCGTGGAGGCGCTGCTGCCCCTGACGGAAAAGGATGGCCCCATGGCCGCGCAGGGCGCCATGATGCTGGGCGCCGCGCACGCGCAGGCCGGCGACCGCGCCGCCGCCATCAAGGCGTTCGAGAAGGCCGCCGAAACCGCGCCGCTGCCGTACCAGCGCGTGGAAGCGCTGGGCCAGGCCGCGCTGATGCACGAGCAGAACAACGACTTCAAGGGCGCCGCCGCCATCTACACCCGCCTGCTGGCGGACGCGGACGAAGGCTCGCCCCAGGCCACCGTGCTGCAGATGCGCCTGACCGAAGCCCAGGCGCGGGCAGGCGGCCGCTGA
- a CDS encoding lysophospholipid acyltransferase family protein gives MILGVIRALWMVFWTFWATILYGGSAIILSLFGVKGRLFVRWSRQWARVAMWASGCRAVAHGTENLKPGQPFILAANHVSWFDIFAISVLLEVDFHFVAKKELEKVPIFGRAWRAAGHISIDRSNRERAVESLRRAGEQMRRENSVVVIFAEGTRSRSGRLQPFKKGAFVLAQETGIPIIPTVVTGSYDIMRPDTFIVRPATIDVYFEAPVEVTRGENTDAMVERVRRVFVQRLEGMDSLPPADEEPQSIETDAPPRGPV, from the coding sequence ATGATCCTTGGCGTGATCCGGGCCCTGTGGATGGTCTTCTGGACCTTCTGGGCCACCATCCTGTACGGCGGTTCGGCCATCATCCTGAGCCTGTTCGGCGTGAAGGGGCGGCTGTTCGTCCGCTGGTCGCGGCAGTGGGCGCGCGTGGCCATGTGGGCCAGCGGATGCCGCGCGGTGGCGCACGGAACGGAAAACCTGAAGCCCGGGCAGCCGTTCATCCTGGCGGCCAACCACGTGTCGTGGTTCGACATCTTCGCCATCTCCGTGCTGCTGGAAGTGGACTTCCACTTCGTCGCCAAGAAGGAGCTGGAGAAGGTGCCCATCTTCGGGCGGGCGTGGCGGGCGGCGGGGCACATCAGCATCGACCGCAGCAACCGCGAGCGCGCGGTGGAAAGTCTGCGCAGGGCGGGGGAGCAGATGCGGCGCGAGAACAGCGTCGTCGTCATCTTCGCCGAAGGAACGCGGTCGCGCAGCGGGCGGCTACAGCCGTTCAAGAAGGGGGCGTTCGTGCTGGCGCAGGAAACGGGGATTCCCATCATCCCCACGGTGGTGACGGGGAGCTACGACATCATGCGGCCCGACACCTTCATCGTGCGCCCGGCGACCATCGACGTGTACTTCGAGGCGCCGGTGGAAGTGACGCGCGGCGAAAACACCGACGCCATGGTGGAGCGGGTGCGACGCGTGTTCGTGCAGCGGCTGGAAGGGATGGATTCACTTCCCCCCGCGGACGAGGAGCCGCAGTCCATCGAGACTGACGCGCCACCTCGCGGACCAGTTTAG
- the thiL gene encoding thiamine-phosphate kinase, translating into MRDSRPPGRAAAAPLAPGPEFDLIRGFLAGGSAVRPDVRVGPGDDCAVVAGDGIALSTDMSVEGVHFRREWLSPAEIGWRAAAAALSDLAAVAARPIGILVSLAVPAEEADALAPALMAGCREAVESVGGTLLGGDLTRSPGPVVIDVTVVGEAPNPVLRSGARMGDEVWVTGQLGGAAAFVSAMLAGEEPRRGARERFARPLPRVREARWLAERVGPTAMIDLSDGLAGDAAHIAAASGLAVLLVPELLPVHPAARSRSRPRTVRAALTGGEDYELCLTAPTGAVAPHADAFHAAFGVALTCVGRTGGGDGVWWVDAEGHRTPMELGGWQHFRGEA; encoded by the coding sequence ATGCGCGATTCCCGCCCTCCTGGCAGGGCCGCCGCGGCGCCGCTGGCGCCCGGGCCCGAGTTTGACCTCATCCGCGGCTTTCTGGCGGGCGGCTCGGCCGTGCGGCCGGACGTGCGCGTGGGGCCGGGGGACGACTGCGCCGTGGTGGCGGGAGACGGCATCGCGCTCAGCACCGACATGAGCGTGGAAGGCGTGCACTTTCGCCGCGAATGGCTGTCGCCGGCGGAGATTGGATGGCGCGCGGCGGCGGCGGCGCTCAGCGACCTGGCCGCGGTGGCCGCGCGGCCCATCGGCATCCTCGTGTCCCTCGCTGTCCCGGCGGAGGAGGCGGATGCGCTGGCGCCGGCGCTGATGGCCGGGTGCCGCGAGGCGGTGGAGTCCGTCGGCGGGACACTGCTGGGGGGCGACCTGACGCGTTCGCCCGGGCCCGTGGTGATCGACGTGACGGTGGTGGGGGAGGCGCCGAATCCCGTCCTGCGCTCCGGCGCGCGCATGGGCGACGAAGTGTGGGTCACGGGGCAGCTGGGGGGCGCGGCGGCGTTCGTGTCCGCCATGCTCGCGGGGGAGGAGCCCCGCCGCGGCGCGCGCGAGCGGTTCGCCCGGCCGCTGCCGCGCGTGCGCGAGGCGCGCTGGCTGGCGGAGCGCGTGGGCCCCACGGCGATGATCGACCTGTCCGACGGCCTGGCCGGCGACGCCGCGCACATCGCGGCCGCCAGCGGGCTGGCGGTTCTCCTCGTTCCCGAACTGCTTCCCGTGCACCCCGCCGCCCGCAGCCGCTCGCGCCCGCGCACCGTCCGCGCCGCCCTCACCGGTGGCGAAGACTACGAGCTCTGCCTGACGGCGCCCACGGGCGCGGTAGCGCCGCACGCGGATGCGTTTCACGCCGCGTTCGGGGTGGCGCTCACCTGCGTGGGGCGCACGGGCGGCGGCGACGGCGTGTGGTGGGTGGACGCGGAGGGGCACCGCACGCCCATGGAACTCGGCGGCTGGCAGCACTTTCGGGGGGAAGCATGA